The following DNA comes from Salvia splendens isolate huo1 chromosome 17, SspV2, whole genome shotgun sequence.
tcgtcctgcttcagccttttatgcgttggctcctctcgattggagcctctgcgctctgactttagggacgacttggtcttcccggcagggagagcgtcaatagtctggattactccatcatattgcggctcgtcatcgtcttcgggatccggctgccttttcggatcctgaggagcgcagttcgcaccactctgcttcttattcttctttggctgcttgctttggtattttttcaatgtccctgccttcacaagaacatcgatacctgcagccaagtttctgcactcctcagtatcgtgaccgtggtcttgatggtaggagcagtagctatcctgtggtcggcgcgcggctgatttcgtcatccgctttggcttttcgaataggtcagagtgcagttcgaaaatttccgctctcggcttgttcagcggtacgaactgagcgggcggcttctcgggattgagacggggtcccaatctgtcttgcaccggagccctttgaattctttcaaatggagtccggcgaggatgcccctgatcgctatgatcgggcttccttctgtctcctcgggtcgatgagctgtctaacgaccgtttgcgacggtctgcctcatcggcccgggagtactggtccgcaatgtcccacatttcctgagctgtctgcggaccgcactcaacgagcttcctgtagagagctccgggcaggattccattttggaatgccgagatgacaagcagatcgttgagatcgtctacttgcaggcattccttgtggaatcttgtcataaagtcgctgattttttcgtcgcgaccttgtcgaatggaaagcagctgagccgaagtgattcgggcttccgctttctgaaagaacctcctgtggaaggcatccattagatctcggtaagatctgatgctgccctgggggaggctatcgaaccaccttctcgcgttcccgatgagcagctcgggaaacagcttgcacatgtggacctcgttgagaccctggttcgccatgttatattgatagcgccccaagaaatcgtgagggtccacgagcccgtcgtaagtcatcgacggagttcggtagttctgtggtaggggagttcgggtgatgtcgtccgagaacggagtcttcagtgctccgtacacggcgaatccgatatctcgtcggtatggaggagattgagttctcctgtgattccggtaccgaggaggaactggaacatgttggggacggggattctttctcctgggagatgcgacactactgcggtagtgactttcttgtgcggagggagaaggagaatccgccgttttcgtctccggctgcttttggcttttttgcaggaaggttaagaattcctcctacttcgccgccaaaaactgcttgacagcctcattcaaatcgggctgctgggaagactcagtgggacgatttttggagcggcttgttccttcgccatgagaactggtggtggatttatccctaggctgttttccagacctatgggatggattggcttcctcctggttctcacgggcaggaatacgggtactctgcgatctggtatgcattttttgggtggaaaaaatggatcaaaaattcgctttatcacaaattttgttctctgcttcccacagacggcgccagtgatgaatccgcgaatttttgatgttagtaaatgctggtagagaataaagactacgacacaatgaatttacgtggttcgatttactgaagtaaatctacgtccacgggaagaagggagggcaagattgtattgcttgatctgggattacagcttacaacacagacttgctatatgatattttatctctagagagcttaacctttttctatctgatctaagttctatttatacattgaactaagatcgtggtttgcagccccactaacaagatcgtgggtgagcaataactgctcaataactgcttcgtaccactaaatagatcgtgggtataggggaggtcgtggaggcctttcatgagtccactaactcctagttcggtcgaatgctgagaccgaactgctggactttaccgatcagctcttgccgatctgagaggagagcttgactggtcggcttttaccgagctgtaggctgagtccgaactctttggtgccgaacagatactctttcttgggctctgggctgatgggccgtcactgttattgggcttgccattagggtttagttcgtaccccatcaatccGGTGTTTGTATAACTCGTTGTGACGGACCATTttatcattcttttttttttaaatatagttTGTTCACGAGTGAACATTTGACGTTTAACTAAATATAGTCTTAGTTTTATTTTGACAATTTAtggaattgtttttttttatccatGTCCTTGTTTTTTTCATGCCTCAGCTTGATCGAATGGAAAGTAATTAAAATGGCAAAAGGATTTTAAGTTTCTTTGATGACGAAATGAGATTTCAATTGAAACTTTTGGAATAATATAAGTGTACCAAGTCATGAGGTCACATATACACCGAACCTAATCTGCACATAAACCGAAAATAAAGGAGTGAGAAGAACTTAGCCGAAGTGCCGGATACCTCGAGCAGCAGCGGACCACCGAGAGTAGCATTTGACGGAGAGCGgccagtggcggacgcagaaataaattATAGCAGGGGCTTTACTAAAATTTTTCATTAtcaatattcatatatatactatattaatatatatatatatatatatatatatatatatatatatatatatatatatatattaaaagtcccaataacaataataaaattgtataaatatttaatacatAAAGTGCCAACATAAATACTATAATTCAAATCCAATTCAACTTATTGCATACTGATTTCCACTAATTCAACCATTCTAGCACTTAGAGAAGATAAAAGATGAATAATTACCCTTTcgcattttttcaaaaaaaatattccatttctatataagaaaaaattactaaattaattaaaaatgtacACTTTACTCCTAGAAATGTAGTTTATTTTCTATAAGAATATTAGAATGTAAGTTTACTttctataagaaattaaaattatgaaaaccATACAAAAAAACTTTTAAATAGTTCAATAAACTATAAAATACTATGTAAATTAACCTTACGAATGTAATACAGTAACTATgacaaaagaaaaagggaaaaatgGACTCACCAATTAAAGTGGTAAAGAAGAGCCATAAAATCGTTAGTCAAGTATAATTTGTGGAAACGATTTCTAATTTAAGTGTTATGTTTATACTGTTATGAAAAGTGGAATACGTTTCAATAGATATAAGGGATTGTCTTTCcagattttattactattattatttttatattcattaaaCAACTTTTTTGTTATTTCCATCTTCTTCCCAACCCCAACAGCGCGAGTACATTTTTTCGCTGCAATTTTCAATTTCAGCCCCTCCTTCCAGTTAAATTCCAACAATTTAGACATCTAACACATTAACTTGGTGAGGGATGAAGTTACTTtcaaagaaaatttaaatatttttaaagtagaaatatatttaaaaaaaaggtttgggaggggcttaagcccctctcCTCATGTGTGTGTGTCCTCCACTGAGAGCGGCCGTAAACCGCCGGCGAATTTAAGTaagagaaatagtaaagtaaaagagataataaTGTTGAGAAGATCACTTACCTTACTATTTCTCCACTTAGCTATTTATTATTCACTCCgtctgccattaggagtcccggtcactTTTGTGCATTCATTTTgtacaaatgataataaaaagttaaagtggaaagatggtaaagtaagagggagaaaCTCTTCTCAACGTTattctccctcttactttaccatttctcctttttaactatttattatcatttttacaaaacgagtgcggAAAAGTGACcaggactcctaatggcggacgaagggagtatcatttttaaaattacatttaaaaaaaattgaatttaatttaaaaaatcaattttaaataaaaaaatattttcccacttcccaataaattatatgcgttttctccccacttttaatttatttttcaattttttttcccaaaaattcacattttcatctataaatacctccatttccacaccaaaaatttcatactacactacacaattctcatctaaattatctcatcttctcttatcaattctcaatctttcactcttacaaaaaaaaatgtccggctccggcgatcacccttccgactcccacggttggaaccacgaatggttcggctcacaaccattccctAAACTCCTATTGTTCATCATCTGAAATTCACTACTTAAACTTCAACATACAAACAAACATTACAATAACAAAGAACCATAATCCATACATCACAACAGTAGCTAATTTATGTATGGTCCGATTATTCTCATCGATCGATGCCAAAATCAACCCTAAAGTTTCCCCATCCGTCTCGGCCTGCATCATTGATGAATCCatgtcgtcttcttcttcttcctctttaaCTGGCTCGATTGGTTCGCACCATTTGAAGTTCTGCTGCAAGACGACCGCTCCAGCATGATGAAGTTGGGCGACTAGGGTTTTTTGTATTTCTCAGTGAGGAAGAAGAAGTGAGGAAGAAGAAGTCGCGAGTCTGATAAATGAATCTCAGATTCATTTTTCTATTATTCGTaaataatttacaaaaaaataaattttattattaaatgattaaaaattacttaagtaggtcaaaattgtgttttaaATTGTTGACTGTTAAATGTTAACGACATTGGTGACGGAGGACCAAATGTGGACCAATTTGAAATGTACAggacaaaaaaatttaaaagataaagtttaggaccaaaatcgtaaaacgGACATATGTTTAGGACCGATTTTGACCTTTACTTTATTATAATCTATATCACGTTAAACTTTTCAATTCCAAtactttaaatttaataaattatttgggTCCGCTCATAAATTTGAGGCTGCACTAACTTCCTATTGATTAAAAGTCAGCAAGTTTGACGTGTGCGATTCCCTTTCATGAACGCCGTTTTTCTGTTGAGAATTCGGGCATACTATATTGACAGAGGAAGGCGTGTTATAATTATTGACTATACTTTTCAATCCATCAATATTAAATGCGTGTCAATTGGAAATGgcaaatcatatatatatatagggatgtatttatttatttttttttttttttgcatatttcctcttttttccttcttgatctcagccccacgattttatcatccaatggttagattgatgccacgtgtcatttaataatgcagattttcagttgaataatgcacaccgactaataatgcacaatTATAgcgtaataatgcagattttcagttgaataatgcacaccgactaataatgcaccattatagtgtaataatgcagatcatctggaccgttgatgaatgagatataacgacccatattaagaagaataaaggatctaagggatgaataggagaataacgctccctatatatatatatatattatatttatattaagcaTAGATTTATGAGAGCTTGCGTGTCTTGTTGATTTGATGTCGTAGCAGAATTTCAATGGCTGTCAAAATCGTAGAGAGCCACTCCGTCTCGCCGTCTTCCGGCGCGGCCGCCGAGCATACGCTCCCACTCTTATATTTCGACATGATATGGCTCGACTTCGTTCTAACCGAGACACTCCACTTCTACCCCCTCAAATGCTCCCAATCTTTTTTCTTTGAAACCGTCGTTGTCAATCTCAAACACTCATTATCCCTTGCTCTCAATCATTTCCTTCCACTATCATCCAAAATCATCTTCCCTCTCACCTCCTCCGCCATGCCCGTTTCCTGCTACACCACAGGagactccctctccctcacaaTCGCCACATCCGACGATGACTTCTCTTTCGTAGTGTCCAACCATCCCAAGCCTGCTCACGATTTCCATCAACTCGTCACACAAATGCCGGCGGCTGTTTACTCCTCCGACGAGATCAAATTCAGCTCCTTCGCAATCCAACTCACCTTGTTTCCGAACCAAGGGATCTGTATCGGATTCACACACCATCACTCCATTTGCGACGCCACCACTCTCTCCGCCTTCCTCCACACCTGGGCCTCCATCAACAGATCCAACGGCAGCGATCAGCTCCTCCTCCATCAGCTGCCTTTCTACGGCCGAGATTCTGTTCAAGATTCAAACAAACTAACCATGATTCATTGGAACAAAATGAAGACGAGTAGGCCGACGGTTTCACTAACACCAGAATCGCCTTCTGACAAAGTCCGAGCAACATTCCACCTAACTAATTCCCAAATCGAGAAGCTCAAGAGATGGGTTGCGATCAAGAAACCTTCAATAGGCCGCCCCTCAGCTTTCGTCGTGGCGTGCGCTTATCTCTGGAGCTGCCTGGCCAAGTCGGAGGTGGAAAACGACGACGATGAGACACAGTACTTATGCTCTCCGGTCAATTGCCGCGGGCGGCTTAATCCGCCTCTTCCGGAGAACTACTTCGGCAACTGCTCGATCCAATTGATTGCTTCTTCAAGCCATGGAAGACTCAAAGGGAATGATGGCTTTGTAGCTGCCGCGGAGGCGGTTGCGGATGCAGTTAAAATTGCTGTAAAAAGCACAAGAGTTTCGGAGTTTTATGAGAATCGATCAGAGATACTTTCGGAGTTGAAAGGGAAGAGAGTAGTTTGGGTTGCTGGATCGACAAAAGTCGATCAATATGGAGCAGATTATGGATGGGGGCCAGCAATTAAGTATGAATGCGTTCATACAGACTTTAACGGAACAGTTCATCTTTGTAAGGGCAGAAAAGATGGAATCGACATGGGCTTCTCAATGCCTAAGGCTAAGTTGTTCTTTTTTTCCTCTGTCTTTAACAAATACTTATTCATCAATTCCAATTTGTagtttttctattaattttccaatttaactcaaataAAACATACGTCCATCAGTACCTTCTTGAATAAACTTTTTCATAACAACCTACCAAACTAATAGTAAAAACATGTACTATTCCTAATATAGCAAGTTCACTTTGTGGGCTGTGGGTGGCGTTTTGGCCTACTTTCCCTTAATGGATGGGCTGGGTTGGCACAAAACTAACAAAACAACAAGATTCAATATTTTTTGActcaatttgtaattttatcttGATATAAAAGTGAGAAAGCAAACACTAAACATATGTTAtgaaaagaaaactaaaaccaAATAGCCTATCAATAAAGTATGTTCGCCCAAAACATAGTTATAAATCCAACTCTATATTAACTTGCATATCAAGTCATGCAAACCCAATGAGACCTAAACCTACTTGGCGTCGTTTGCGTCATATTTGGTCATATATGCATGGTTATATTCGTTGGTCCTTGGATGAGGGGAAGATCAGTTTCTGGGATGATGTCTGGCTTGGGGCTAGCCCCATCCGGAGTCCGTGCGTCCCTGGAAATGATCCTCCTCAATCCCAGGTCGTTGCATCATATTGGCATGAGCATGCATGGGATGAGGATATGCTGCATAGTTTGTCTTTCAGGTTTGGCGTACCTCTCGATGAGATTGCCCAGATCAGAGCCACGCCGATCGAGTTGGGGGCGAAGCATGTGAGGCGGTGGAGTCTGACTAGCCATGGCGAGTTCTCTCTGATCTCAGCCTGGGAGAGCATCCGGACTAGACTGCCGAAGCGGGAGATTTTTGGACTTATTTGGAATCAGGGATTGACTCCTACCATCTCAGTGTTCATTTGGAGGTTATTGTTTGGTAGGCTGCCGGTGGATGAGAAGTTGCAGAGGAGAGGGATTGAGTTAGCGTCTAGGTGTCATTGTTGTAGGTCTCCTTCGGTCGAGTCTCTCAGTCATGTCTTTTTTTTTGAGTCAGTCGGCGATTTCTGCATGGAAGTATTTCGATGCTTGGTTCCCTTCCTCGCACACACTGATTCACACaagcactgatattgcacttagactaggtcactAGTGGAGGTCCTCCTTCCAGAGAGCTCCCACCATGCATATTAGTTTTCTGGTTCCCTGTTTGAttgcttggtttctttggacggagaggaacggCTGCAAGCATAGCGGTCGTCCTTTTCGTCactcacatgttatttggcaggtcactcaTCACCTGCACGTGCTTGTTCTAGCCGGCAGAATCACCTCGACTCATTGGAGGGGATGTTCGCCGTCGGTTGATATCATACCTTCCTCCCCCAGAGAGCGTGTTCTGCGGTCACTCATGGTCCTATGGCATCCCCCTGATGCCCCGTGGGTGAAGTTGAACACTGATGGTGCCTTCTCTACATCGACACTTGAGGCGGGGGATGGAGGATTGGTTCGAGGTTCTGATGGAGGCCTTCTACGGGCCTTTTGTTCTTCGGTAGCTGCATCATCAAGCTTTAAGGCAGAGCttttggctctgattcgggGGTTGGAGATGGCTATGGAGCTCTCTACATACATTTGGATAGAGCTGGACTCAGCGGCTCTGGTTACCTTATTGTCATCTGGATATCTTGGCTCCGCGGATCTTAGACATCACATGGCGTTGATCCGGAACTTGACATCTCAACGGCAGGTTCGTTTCTCACATATCTACAGAGAAGGAAACCGGGCTGCTGATTTTCTGGCAGGTAGgagggtccagacccctgccctcACTTACTACGATTCAATCTCTGCGCCTCGGTACCTGAAGGCGctagttaggatggaccagctgggatatcctaacttccgcttccgacgtagagatgtgggttgaACTTGACCTCTTGATGGTTAGCTATATTTTATATGTCTCTCTTCCTTTTGTCTATTTAGTCCTTTTCCTCTTGATAGCTAGGAGGATCCCGGCCTGTGGGACCTCTGCCTTGCTTTCGCATGTTCTTGCTTTGGATCTTAGTCACTTTTAGGCTAGGATCATATGTTGGAACATTATATTTATGGTCTTATTCACGGGTTGagggtctgcctaaaccccccGTCCATAAAGggcattttaaaaaaaaaaaaaccaaatgagacctaaatatattataatttcatTCTAATAAGAAAAATTACAACATTCCATCAACATTGGAGACTGTTATCAAAAGTAACAACTCTCCTTGTTTTTCATAACATTATCAAAAGACATATAGTGTAGAGTCACAACCCACACAAAAGTCACCATAATCACTacgctactccaaaataggggcgagaaaaaaattcagaaaGAGAATATCCGAATCGaaccaaattaaaattttgaaattaagttcgattttttcaatttttcggttcggttcagtttccgacaagatgggcttgatattggggagaCGTCATGCAGTGTCAACCATCGTGGTGaccaagtacatggacattaggctgttcgagcccgagcccgcctggcttgattcgcctcggcccctcctccctctagccgccttggtcccttgctgccgacggcgcccactggaggagccccctgcatcggtaGTCGTGCCCTATAAGGCGTtgcctgacccgccctcaccagacgagtattggccacccaccgtgtgcttcgtgcatTTCGAGATCAAGCCCGTgttggactggacaccgccagcccacctttcaatgtctttgaccgcctcccaaacatcgatatgtttgaattctttgttgTTGTCGTCTTTAAAGACTCTgcaaagccgctctcagaatgtagcctttt
Coding sequences within:
- the LOC121774524 gene encoding anthocyanidin 3-O-glucoside 6''-O-acyltransferase-like, with the protein product MAVKIVESHSVSPSSGAAAEHTLPLLYFDMIWLDFVLTETLHFYPLKCSQSFFFETVVVNLKHSLSLALNHFLPLSSKIIFPLTSSAMPVSCYTTGDSLSLTIATSDDDFSFVVSNHPKPAHDFHQLVTQMPAAVYSSDEIKFSSFAIQLTLFPNQGICIGFTHHHSICDATTLSAFLHTWASINRSNGSDQLLLHQLPFYGRDSVQDSNKLTMIHWNKMKTSRPTVSLTPESPSDKVRATFHLTNSQIEKLKRWVAIKKPSIGRPSAFVVACAYLWSCLAKSEVENDDDETQYLCSPVNCRGRLNPPLPENYFGNCSIQLIASSSHGRLKGNDGFVAAAEAVADAVKIAVKSTRVSEFYENRSEILSELKGKRVVWVAGSTKVDQYGADYGWGPAIKYECVHTDFNGTVHLCKGRKDGIDMGFSMPKAKLFFFSSVFNKYLFINSNL